The Raphanus sativus cultivar WK10039 chromosome 2, ASM80110v3, whole genome shotgun sequence genome includes a region encoding these proteins:
- the LOC108852257 gene encoding putative Peroxidase 48, translated as MRFLIACFVIALSVYFAFHRLEYDNGFIRFAKRSPGNRTAVKAPEKSPFEEDDLMMSWYMEDSDRHQSYSLHYDYYQDSCPTAERIITKGVRELYDAKPSVAPSLIRLLFHDCFIEGCDASVLLDADESLTSEKEASPNQSLKGFDVIESIKSELENVCPGVVSCADVLVLAAREAILMAGGPFYPLETGRRDSAVAFKEIAERELPSPQATISVILARFGTRGFNERETVSLFGAHSIGVTHCTFFEDRLYNFSGTGKPDPELDTGFKQELKTKCPFSASAPSPGTGIGPSTIPASDYGGVSSAGGNDGAIDLSYNNEGGEENFGTRYYRRLMQKKGLMYADQQLTGREETEMWVRAYASDTQLFRRDFAMSMMKLSNYHVLTGPLGQVRTTCSKVLPKN; from the exons atgagGTTTCTGATCGCTTGCTTCGTCATCGCTCTGAGCGTCTACTTCGCGTTCCACCGCCTCGAATACGACAACGGCTTCATCCGTTTCGCGAAACGATCTCCGGGAAACCGCACCGCCGTCAAGGCTCCCGAGAAATCTCCGTTCGAAGAAGACGATCTCATGATGTCCTGGTACATGGAAGATTCCGATCGTCATCAGTCTTACTCTCTCCACTACGATTACTACCAAGACTCTTGCCCCACCGCCGAGCGAATCATCACCAAAGGCGTCAGAGAGCTCTACGATGCTAAACCTAGCGTAGCTCCGTCCCTAATCCGCCTCCTCTTCCACGATTGCTTCATCGAG GGATGTGATGCTTCGGTGCTACTAGACGCAGATGAATCTCTTACTTCTGAGAAAGAAGCGTCGCCGAATCAGTCTTTGAAAGGTTTCGATGTGATTGAATCGATCAAGTCTGAGCTGGAGAATGTGTGTCCTGGTGTTGTTTCCTGCGCAGACGTTCTTGTCTTGGCTGCTAGAGAGGCCATCCTTATG GCTGGTGGTCCGTTTTACCCGCTGGAGACTGGAAGGAGAGATAGTGCTGTGGCCTTCAAGGAAATTGCAGAACGTGAGCTTCCTTCGCCTCAAGCTACCATCTCTGTGATTCTTGCAAGGTTTGGTACTAGAGGATTCAACGAGAGAGAAACCGTCAGCTTATTTG GAGCACACAGCATCGGCGTTACGCACTGCACATTCTTTGAGGACAGGCTATACAACTTCTCAGGAACCGGGAAGCCTGACCCTGAACTCGATACAGGGTTCAAACAAGAACTGAAAACCAAGTGCCCCTTCTCTGCCTCGGCGCCATCCCCTGGCACTGGTATAGGACCGTCCACCATACCTGCATCAGATTACGGTGGTGTGAGCTCGGCAGGCGGGAACGACGGAGCGATAGACTTGAGCTACAACAATGAAGGAGGTGAGGAGAATTTCGGAACACGCTACTACAGGAGACTGATGCAGAAGAAAGGGTTGATGTATGCTGATCAGCAACTAACGGGAAGAGAAGAGACAGAGATGTGGGTGAGAGCATACGCTTCTGATACGCAGCTGTTTCGACGTGACTTTGCCATGTCCATGATGAAGCTATCGAATTATCATGTCTTGACTGGTCCTCTAGGTCAAGTCAGAACCACCTGCTCCAAGGTCCTCCCAAAGAACTGA
- the LOC108853223 gene encoding transcription factor RSL2-like, with amino-acid sequence MEAMGEWSNNLGGMYTYATEETDFMNQLLASYDHPGTGSSSGTEGGDQQGLYWSLGSNHNHLTLMHEASSFGFSGESSSYSVGNRGYYAVVPPAVEEHTNGSMGFRMEDVTINTNSFLVGEETSECDVEKYSSGKTLLPLETVVENHDDEESMLQSETTTDHHRSLTGSKKRSRATSTDKNKRAKVGKRGQKSIEMTCDNNNESGEEEEGEKVKRRKSGAMMSRQNSSTTFCSEEESQCPSQDIGGEEDEDASKALNLNGKTRASRGAATDPQSLYARKRRERINERLRILQNLVPNGTKVDISTMLEEAVHYVKFLQLQIKLLSSDDQWMYAPIAFNGMDIGLNLPR; translated from the exons atggaagCTATGGGAGAATGGAGCAACAACCTCGGAGGAATGTACACATATGCAACTGAAGAAACAGATTTCATGAACCAGCTCCTTGCTTCCTACGATCACCCTGGCACCGGCTCATCCTCTGGCACAGAAGGTGGAGACCAGCAGGGCTTGTATTGGAGCCTTGGTTCTAATCACAACCACCTTACCCTTATGCATGAAGCCAGTAGCTTCGGTTTCTCTGGGGAGAGCAGCAGCTACAGCGTTGGGAACAGGGGATACTACGCAGTGGTACCGCCCGCGGTTGAAGAACATACCAATGGGTCAATGGGCTTTAGGATGGAAGATGTGACCATCAACACCAACTCATTTCTTGTTGGTGAGGAGACAAGTGAGTGTGACGTTGAGAAATACTCATCTGGAAAGACTCTTTTGCCGTTGGAAACTGTCGTGGAGAACCACGATGACGAGGAGAGTATGTTGCAATCCGAGACTACTACTGACCATCATAGATCCCTCACCGGTTCCAAGAAGAGATCACGTGCGACATCTACTGAT AAAAACAAAAGAGCAAAAGTGGGTAAGAGGGGCCAGAAAAGCATAGAGATGACTTGTGATAACAACAATGAGTcaggagaagaggaagaaggtgagaaggtgaagagaagaaagagtgGGGCTATGATGAGTAGACAGAACTCAAGCACCACTTTCTGTTCTGAGGAAGAATCACAGTGCCCTTCTCAGGACATTGGAGGAGAAGAGGACGAAGATGCCTCCAAGGCCCTCAACCTAAACGGCAAGACCAGGGCCAGTCGTGGTGCTGCCACCGACCCTCAAAGCCTCTACGCAAgg aaaagaagagaaaggatTAACGAGAGACTAAGGATTTTGCAAAACCTCGTCCCGAATGGAACAAAG GTCGATATCAGTACAATGCTTGAGGAAGCCGTTCATTACGTCAAATTTTTGCAGCTTCAAATTAAG TTATTAAGCTCTGATGATCAATGGATGTATGCGCCGATTGCTTTCAACGGAATGGACATTGGCCTTAACTTACCGAGATGA
- the LOC108852341 gene encoding 40S ribosomal protein S29 — translation MGFAAIWNSHPKKYGPGSRTCRVCGNSHGLIRKYGLNCCRQCFRSNAKEIGFIKYR, via the exons ATGGGTTTCGCTGCGATCTGGAACTCTCATCCCAAGAAGTACGGGCCTGGTTCCCGCACCTG CCGTGTGTGCGGAAACTCACACGGGCTAATCAGGAAGTATGGGCTTAACTGCTGTAGACAGTGCTTCCGCAGCAACGCCAAGGAAATCGGATTCATCAAG TACCGTTAA